The genomic window CGGATATCTTCATGTCCTTCCCTTCCATCGTATTAATCCTGGTTCTGGTGGCGGTAATCGGGCCGTCCATCTGGTCCGTTACCATTGTAATCGGTGTGCTGGGCTGGACTCAGTTCGCCAGACTGATTTATGCCAATGTGCTTTCTGTCTCGGAAAAGGAATATGTGGAGTCTGCAAGGGCGATCGGTACTTCTAATTATAAGATCATCACCAGGTATATTCTGCCCAACTC from Anaerotignum faecicola includes these protein-coding regions:
- a CDS encoding ABC transporter permease, encoding DIFMSFPSIVLILVLVAVIGPSIWSVTIVIGVLGWTQFARLIYANVLSVSEKEYVESARAIGTSNYKIITRYILPNSFAPILIAITFQMASAILMESSLSFLGMGVQPPGASWGNMLYDAQSITVLSKRLWIWMPPGIALLIT